A genomic window from Streptomyces sp. MST-110588 includes:
- a CDS encoding ATP-binding protein → MSATSDGEEIADLDLLDGLDGYLPHPYIGGRTAVLRALAAWRMRWPGAPRVVVVTGSPGSGRSRLITGFLMLCDPEYRKRLPLDALDPTTVPPDLPAPAVPDPSGLTAAQVLWMIADHYGLGATSAEEVFRELAALGTDDEPVTVVVPDVDRAGVVRAGGEPARLVHEVLKPLAETGTVQLLAEAPRELAAGLVESLPAGQGQIIDLDDPRWADPEGLVLHAETALDPRSGAPELPFTSDPGVRRALAEAIARRADGNRLTAQLAVQCVLMLPDGFDPADESLLPRTVGEALDLHARRAGTDPQTLRLMLAPLALAEGDGLPAELWGTLANAVAERDLRQDIAGGMLVAGPFVQPVETGGVEPDTEAESGAGAESGDGSEAAGDGPEAVVDGSRAGGRTLLRLAHPALADEIRAGLPDARGAQTRIAMALLEAVPHQDWSQADPYIRDHLAGHTLDAGLLPQLLTDPGLFAYADPVPLRAAVEAVPPETLGAPARTYLRTAPLLTRSQAPVAMRAALLETAFVEDGLAPYAQALHGLGLELPWRTLWSLPVAGVSAVTAGSLPAAGPAAGPAEQQAGEKTAAETGAQTGEQRGGGGAGPLPVAVLVVPPGTPGSRPVSGSSDGTESSVLVHELLRPGYVDTDPARVLLPSEEARTAAPLGLSRGADYLRIWDRASGQVVAALISDTPFTGADLSPEGVLVLATARGAKALHITAPAPAGGSIGAPADASTDATAAATADTPTGVSATASTDATAGATPAPPTDTPGPGPTPTPDGPHGREGDHS, encoded by the coding sequence ATGAGCGCCACATCGGACGGCGAGGAGATCGCCGACCTGGACCTGCTGGACGGATTGGACGGATACCTCCCGCATCCGTACATCGGCGGCCGTACCGCCGTGCTGCGCGCACTGGCCGCCTGGCGCATGCGCTGGCCCGGCGCGCCGCGGGTCGTCGTGGTCACGGGCAGCCCCGGCAGCGGCCGTTCGCGTCTGATCACCGGCTTCCTGATGCTGTGCGACCCTGAGTACCGCAAGCGGCTGCCGCTGGACGCGCTGGACCCGACGACCGTACCGCCGGACCTGCCCGCCCCCGCCGTGCCCGACCCCTCCGGGCTCACGGCCGCCCAGGTGCTGTGGATGATCGCCGATCACTACGGGCTGGGCGCCACCAGCGCCGAGGAGGTCTTCCGGGAGCTGGCCGCGCTCGGCACGGACGACGAGCCGGTGACCGTCGTGGTGCCGGACGTCGACCGCGCCGGTGTCGTACGGGCCGGTGGCGAGCCCGCCCGGCTCGTACACGAGGTCCTCAAGCCGCTCGCCGAAACCGGCACCGTCCAGTTGCTCGCGGAGGCACCGCGCGAACTGGCCGCCGGTCTGGTGGAGTCGCTGCCGGCCGGCCAGGGCCAGATCATCGACCTCGACGACCCGCGGTGGGCCGACCCCGAGGGTCTCGTCCTGCACGCCGAGACGGCGCTGGATCCGCGGTCGGGCGCGCCCGAGCTGCCGTTCACGAGCGACCCGGGCGTACGGCGTGCGCTGGCCGAGGCCATCGCCCGGCGGGCGGACGGCAACCGGCTGACCGCCCAGCTCGCCGTGCAGTGCGTGCTGATGCTGCCCGACGGGTTCGATCCGGCTGATGAATCGCTTCTGCCGCGTACCGTGGGCGAGGCGCTCGACCTGCACGCGCGGCGGGCGGGCACCGATCCGCAGACCCTGCGGCTCATGCTGGCGCCGCTGGCGCTCGCGGAGGGCGACGGGCTCCCGGCCGAGCTGTGGGGAACGCTCGCGAACGCCGTCGCGGAGCGGGACCTGCGCCAGGACATCGCGGGCGGGATGCTGGTGGCCGGGCCGTTCGTCCAGCCGGTGGAGACGGGCGGGGTGGAGCCGGACACGGAAGCGGAGTCCGGCGCGGGCGCGGAGTCCGGGGACGGGTCGGAGGCGGCCGGGGACGGGCCCGAGGCGGTCGTGGACGGATCGCGGGCGGGCGGGCGGACGCTGCTGCGCCTGGCACATCCCGCCCTCGCGGACGAGATCCGGGCCGGCCTGCCCGACGCCCGGGGCGCCCAGACCCGGATCGCCATGGCGCTGCTGGAGGCCGTACCGCACCAGGACTGGTCGCAGGCCGACCCGTACATCCGCGACCACCTCGCCGGACACACCCTCGACGCCGGCCTGCTGCCCCAACTCCTCACGGACCCGGGGCTGTTCGCGTACGCCGACCCGGTTCCGCTGCGCGCGGCCGTGGAGGCCGTACCGCCGGAGACGCTCGGCGCCCCGGCCCGTACGTACCTGCGGACCGCTCCACTGCTCACCCGGTCGCAGGCGCCGGTGGCGATGCGGGCGGCGCTCCTGGAGACCGCGTTCGTCGAGGACGGGCTCGCTCCGTACGCCCAGGCGCTGCACGGCCTCGGGCTGGAGCTGCCCTGGCGCACCCTGTGGAGCCTGCCGGTGGCGGGGGTGAGCGCGGTGACGGCGGGGAGCCTGCCGGCCGCCGGGCCGGCCGCCGGGCCGGCCGAGCAGCAGGCCGGGGAGAAGACCGCGGCGGAGACCGGGGCGCAGACCGGGGAGCAGCGTGGCGGTGGGGGCGCCGGGCCGCTGCCGGTCGCCGTCCTCGTCGTCCCGCCGGGCACGCCCGGCTCCCGTCCGGTCAGCGGCTCCTCCGACGGCACGGAGTCCTCCGTACTCGTCCACGAACTGCTGCGTCCCGGGTACGTGGACACCGACCCCGCACGGGTGCTGCTCCCCTCCGAGGAAGCCAGGACCGCGGCGCCGCTCGGGCTCAGCCGGGGCGCGGACTACCTGCGCATCTGGGACCGGGCGAGCGGGCAGGTGGTGGCCGCCCTGATCAGCGACACCCCCTTCACCGGCGCCGACCTCTCGCCCGAAGGCGTCCTCGTGCTCGCCACCGCGCGGGGCGCCAAGGCACTGCACATCACCGCGCCCGCCCCCGCCGGCGGCTCCATCGGTGCGCCCGCCGACGCCTCCACCGACGCAACTGCCGCCGCCACTGCCGACACCCCCACCGGTGTCTCCGCCACGGCTTCCACCGACGCCACCGCCGGCGCCACTCCAGCACCGCCCACCGACACCCCCGGCCCCGGCCCCACCCCCACCCCTGACGGCCCACACGGCCGAGAAGGAGACCACTCGTGA
- a CDS encoding SUKH-4 family immunity protein, with product MITQAQAHATADRWLNPEGHQGPRREVGMQEFDLGWVVWAVPPPPEVDPVTGQRRPPAEIGAACGVVDRTSGELTVWPSVPVEEVVRMYREKHGAGGSPAPAQAPAEPPVTGPGNTAVATYDDPATGQETTLARVSGPGLPPVEHQVYAELQRMGVRGEDVRALHTDLRPALLPGGYPGDFVFRAFPNAQYSCTQGYGMKPEERAEGVAGLIRHVEMMHQLTGRPAPPRPHRLPLPQHVPAAEPVRDVALGKQLAEVFGPQGVLRHDADDIAATPLPDAAKKTLTWAGLPFDVPYFFTADRSDNPPAGGLFTDAASHLRAVGTQAEPGPLETLAGHVRIGTDGLYAITVQCTAPEDNQDLVGTVWAVQPSSGGGRFVNASLSSFLRSLALLTVTRERMRGMDPYAAGAAVAGFQEQLAAIDSWALDSDNNWWSVVVEQMWHGLF from the coding sequence GTGATCACCCAGGCGCAGGCTCACGCCACCGCCGACCGCTGGCTCAACCCCGAGGGTCACCAGGGCCCCCGGCGTGAGGTCGGCATGCAGGAATTCGATCTGGGCTGGGTGGTGTGGGCCGTTCCGCCGCCGCCGGAGGTCGACCCGGTGACCGGTCAGCGCCGGCCGCCCGCCGAGATCGGCGCCGCCTGCGGGGTCGTCGACCGGACGAGCGGCGAACTGACCGTATGGCCGTCGGTGCCCGTCGAAGAGGTCGTACGGATGTACCGCGAGAAGCACGGCGCGGGCGGCAGCCCGGCGCCCGCGCAGGCGCCGGCCGAGCCGCCGGTCACCGGCCCCGGCAACACCGCCGTCGCCACCTACGACGACCCCGCCACCGGCCAGGAGACCACCCTCGCCCGCGTCTCCGGGCCGGGTCTGCCGCCCGTCGAGCACCAGGTGTACGCCGAGCTGCAGCGCATGGGCGTACGCGGCGAGGACGTACGGGCCCTGCACACCGACCTGCGCCCCGCGCTGCTGCCCGGCGGCTACCCCGGCGACTTCGTCTTCCGCGCCTTCCCCAACGCCCAGTACTCCTGCACACAGGGGTACGGGATGAAGCCCGAGGAGCGCGCCGAGGGCGTCGCCGGACTGATCCGGCACGTGGAGATGATGCACCAGCTCACGGGCCGGCCGGCGCCGCCGCGACCGCACCGGCTGCCGCTGCCGCAGCACGTACCGGCCGCCGAGCCGGTGCGGGACGTGGCGCTCGGCAAGCAACTCGCCGAGGTCTTCGGCCCGCAGGGCGTACTGCGCCACGACGCCGACGACATCGCGGCGACCCCGCTCCCCGACGCGGCCAAGAAGACGCTGACCTGGGCCGGGCTGCCCTTCGACGTACCGTACTTCTTCACCGCCGACCGGTCGGACAACCCGCCCGCCGGGGGCCTGTTCACCGACGCCGCCAGTCATCTGCGCGCCGTCGGGACCCAGGCGGAGCCGGGGCCGCTGGAGACCCTCGCGGGCCATGTCCGGATCGGGACGGACGGACTGTACGCGATCACCGTGCAGTGCACCGCACCCGAGGACAACCAGGACCTGGTGGGAACCGTATGGGCGGTGCAGCCGTCCTCGGGCGGCGGACGGTTCGTCAACGCCTCGCTCTCGTCCTTCCTGCGGTCCCTGGCGCTGCTGACCGTGACCCGGGAGCGGATGCGGGGCATGGACCCGTACGCGGCGGGCGCGGCGGTCGCCGGCTTCCAGGAGCAGCTCGCGGCGATCGACTCCTGGGCGCTGGACAGCGACAACAACTGGTGGTCGGTCGTGGTCGAGCAGATGTGGCACGGCCTGTTCTGA
- a CDS encoding WXG100 family type VII secretion target, which produces MTERRDPGVLHDAAAGWRDMGKHLDGLVRDLDRQVARAAAENWQGPAGEAFAADWHRLKRTVDESLPAFELAAADLESAAAHPADSKGGGDAPAEDSSDGGSRSSGSGSQTAYGFMALGQMATSLGGMFGGRGKGGKGGGQGQRPALHGEWATSSAPSGPDPFGPPGTGSSARRGGEGVAKGVRTGVSAAGGPASVTGSGVGTRTGSRTDAATAAGAKDTTGTQVGSGAKGGSGEAKPADAGTGTGPGAGAEKSGKEKGTSAAPAAAPRTDVQRHGAFG; this is translated from the coding sequence GTGACCGAGCGGCGTGACCCGGGAGTGCTGCACGACGCGGCGGCCGGCTGGCGGGACATGGGCAAGCACCTGGACGGCCTGGTGCGGGATCTGGACCGTCAGGTGGCCAGGGCCGCGGCGGAGAACTGGCAGGGCCCGGCGGGCGAGGCGTTCGCGGCGGACTGGCACCGGCTGAAGCGGACCGTGGACGAATCGCTGCCCGCCTTCGAACTGGCCGCCGCCGACCTGGAGAGCGCCGCCGCACATCCCGCGGACAGCAAGGGCGGCGGCGACGCGCCGGCCGAGGACTCCTCCGACGGCGGCTCCCGGTCCTCCGGTTCCGGCTCCCAGACGGCGTACGGCTTCATGGCCCTGGGCCAGATGGCTACTTCCCTTGGCGGGATGTTCGGCGGGCGGGGCAAGGGCGGCAAGGGCGGCGGCCAGGGGCAGCGGCCCGCCCTCCACGGCGAGTGGGCCACCTCCTCCGCGCCGTCGGGCCCCGACCCCTTCGGCCCGCCCGGGACCGGCTCTTCCGCACGGCGCGGTGGCGAGGGCGTGGCGAAGGGGGTGCGTACGGGCGTGAGCGCGGCCGGCGGACCCGCCTCCGTCACGGGCTCCGGCGTGGGAACACGTACGGGATCCCGTACGGACGCCGCCACGGCCGCGGGCGCCAAAGACACCACGGGCACGCAGGTCGGCTCGGGCGCGAAGGGCGGCTCGGGCGAGGCAAAGCCCGCGGACGCCGGTACCGGCACCGGCCCCGGCGCGGGTGCGGAGAAGAGCGGCAAGGAGAAGGGAACCAGCGCCGCACCGGCCGCCGCGCCGCGGACCGACGTCCAGCGGCACGGCGCCTTCGGCTGA